The Clostridiaceae bacterium region ACGGCTTCAAGAACATCTCTTCCTGCCAGGTCAATAGCTGCAGCTCTTTCAAATCCCAAAGGGATATCTGCTCTCTGGGCTGCAATAAGCGCATTTACAACTCTGTCAACATTACCTCCTGCAAGATAATGGGCTTCAAGCTTGTTTCTTGTTTATTGATACATCTATTCCGGCCTTTACTGCTTTAATCATGGGATTTACAACTCTGGAGGGTACTACTCTTCTTAATCTCATTGCAATAAGAGTAAATATGCCTATTCTAACACCGGCGGCATAAGCTGAAATCCATAGCCCAACGGGCACGAAGCTGAAAAACAGTGAGAAAAACAAAATTATAGCAGTAATTATGAAAAATACTATCAAAGCTTCCATGTAAAATCACCTCATCATTATTATTTTTATTCTGCTGTACTTTATTCTACAGCTCTTACTACGATGCGCCTGCCTGACACATCAACTATTTTTACTTTTGAATTCTTGGGAATAAACCTGCCTTCTGTAACTACATCCAATATTTCACCATCAAATTCAGCGGAACCGGAAGGACGGAGAATGGTTAATGCTACACCTTCCTTGCCAATGTAATTCTCAAGAGATTCTACGCTGGTATAACCTTCATCTTTTTTTAATGAATCGGATAGTACGAGTACTTTTTTCAGCCTTCCCCGGGAAGCTGAACGTAGTACAAGTAATAGTGCAACAACAATGATAACCAATATAATGGCTGTCATAATCAATGCATCAAGGAATGACTTAGCTGTAATTATTATGCCTAAAATAAGAAGAATAATTCCTGTTATTCCTGCTACTCCAAAACCGGGATTAAACATTTCCACAATTATTAGGAATAAGCCGGAAAAGAGCAGGAGAGCCTGGATAAGGCCAATGTTATATACAAAATCAAGTGGACCCATAATACACCCCCTTTATCTAAATCAATTATATAATATTTTGTAAGAGAAATAAACAGAAGACAGGCAAAAGGAAGTTAACGATTTACACGCATATTGTTCGTTTCAGCTACGAAGCACAAGATAGAGGGACACTTCTTATGGCAAAAGAAATGCCCCTTGCACGAGCAAGGAGTGTCCCTCTACCTCATGCTCCGTAAGCTTTGCTCATATATGTGCTTAGCAAATTGTTAACTTATATATTAAAGTATATGAAATAGTATTTAAAAGAATATACAAAGGAATATATAAAAGAATCTGGTTGTATGGTGACACTTATTCAGAAAAGTGATAATATTAACTTAAGGAGTTCCGAAAATCGGAAAAAATTCTGAAAGAAATCAGAAATTTTGCCTTACATTATTTATGAGGAGGCTGATGAGATGAAAGTTGCATTTTCTACGCTGGGATGCCCGGACTGGACCTGGAATGATGTGGTGTCCACCGCCAAAGACCTTGGATATGACGGTATTGAAATACGAGGAATTGGTTCAGAGCTGCATGCTCCTGACATATTAGAGTTTTCTGATGAGAACATAGATAATACACTGGAGAGGTTAAATAAGCTTGGACTTGAAATACCCTGTCTTACTTCTTCCTGCTTCCTGTTTGAAAAGGACAGGGCTGAGATCAATTTGAAAGAAGGCAGGGAGTATGTGGACCTGGCACAAAAACTGGGAGTGCCTTTTGTAAGGATGTTGGGAGATAGAAATCCCGAACCTGGAGAGAAAATAGATTTCCATACAGTTAAGGAGAATATTTCTGAGCTTGCCAGCTATTCTGATGGAAAGGGAGTTAAAGTACTTATTGAGACCAACGGGTTTTTTGCCGATCCGGCTCAGATACTGAAACTCCTGGATGCAGTAGGAAGCGGTAATCTTGGGGTTCTTTGGGATATCCACCACCCCTACAGGTTTATGAATGTTTCTGCAGATGAGGCTTATAAGGCTCTTAAGGATCATATTTGCCATGTACATATGAAGGACTCGGTTGTCCAGAATGGAAAGATAAAGTACAAGATGCTGGGCCACGGGGATGTGCCTGTGTTTGAGGCACTTAATCTGTTAATGGAAGACGGCTATAAGGGATATGTGTCTCTGGAATGGGTGAAGCGCTGGCTAAGCGATCTGGAAGAGCCGGGAGTTGTGTTTTCGCATTTTATAAGTCGAATTAGAAGAGCGATAGGAAAGTAAGATAGTAAGGGATAGTAAGGACTGATTCACACGCATATGATTCACTGTTATATGCTTTGGGAATCTGTCCTTACTTTTATATTTGAGGTGATTCGCTACTGTTGGGAAATAATTTAAAAATTTACAATATTATGGTAAAATGTGCCTGATGTTAAAATTTTTTAAATTATTTCGGAGGAACTTGATGAAATACAGGGTTATAATACCTTTGTTGGCTGCGATAGCCTTGTTTGTGTCAGGTTGTGGTAGTGATAATGTTGTTTTGGGCCCTAAAAGGGGAGTGGAGGAATATATTGAAGATACCATCCCTGTAAAGGGTCTGGCTAATCTGGATGTGTCAATTGAAAGTGGAAATCTTGAAGTCTATACTTGGGATAAGGATGAAGTTAAATTAGAAATCACCAAGCGGATTAGGGGACAGGAAGATGAAGAGGCCCTTAAGAAAAAGCTTGGTGATTTTAGTATAGATATTAATAAAGATGAGAATGTTGTTTCAGTACAGGCTGCTTATAAGGGGTCTACAAAGAATCCTGTCGATATAAGTACCGATATAAGGATGTATATTCCTAAGAAAGCAGCTTCTTTTGATTGTAATGTTAAAGTGGGGCAGATTAAGTTTTTTGATGATATAAGGTGCAACCTGAATTTTTTAATTGACAGGGCTAATGTTAGTATTAACAGAATGATAGGTAAACTTTCTTTAAATGCTGATATGTGTGATCTTAAGGTTTCTGAAGGGAGAATGCTTGAGGGTTCCAATGTGAAGATTAATATGGGTAATATTTATGTTAAGTCTGAGTTTGGGGATGAGGGAACTTATTTTTTTGATACAGGAATGGGTAGTCTGGAGGTTAATTTGCCGGATGGTTCTCCGGTGACTATTGAGTGTGTGGGCAGCCTGGAGGTTAATGAGTTTCCGGAGACTGGGCATGATACAAAGGTGTCGCTGAGAAGCGGGATGGGGAAGATTGCGGTGAGGAAGTATTAGAGGGGAAGAGGAAGTGGAAGTATTGCTCAGTGTGATTTGCCGCATAACATGAACTTCAGCAACGGATTGTAAATATATAAGCCTGCGAAAAATCCTACCCGGCATATTCGCCGTCCTGGCTCAGATGCCGGCTCGCGGCGTCCGTGCCGCGAATTACGGATTTTTCTTGCCTTATACATAAACAATCCGTAAGCTTCGTTCATACGTTATGCTTTGCAAATCACACATGAGCAATACAATTGAATTAACAGAGAGTGGTTATGTTAATTGGGATGTAGTTTTATTATAGATTATCCGTAAGCTTTGTTCATATGTAATGCTCAGTAAATCACACATGAGCAATACATAAGAGATAAGAGTTAAGTATACAGATATAGTTCGACAGCACAACAGTTTTAAATTAGAGATAGTAAGATTAAAGTAG contains the following coding sequences:
- a CDS encoding sugar phosphate isomerase/epimerase, whose amino-acid sequence is MKVAFSTLGCPDWTWNDVVSTAKDLGYDGIEIRGIGSELHAPDILEFSDENIDNTLERLNKLGLEIPCLTSSCFLFEKDRAEINLKEGREYVDLAQKLGVPFVRMLGDRNPEPGEKIDFHTVKENISELASYSDGKGVKVLIETNGFFADPAQILKLLDAVGSGNLGVLWDIHHPYRFMNVSADEAYKALKDHICHVHMKDSVVQNGKIKYKMLGHGDVPVFEALNLLMEDGYKGYVSLEWVKRWLSDLEEPGVVFSHFISRIRRAIGK